In Lotus japonicus ecotype B-129 chromosome 5, LjGifu_v1.2, one genomic interval encodes:
- the LOC130717810 gene encoding 60S ribosomal protein L3-1: protein MSHRKFEHPRHGSLGFLPRKRAARHRGKVKSFPKDDPSKSPKLTAFLGYKAGMTHIVREVEKPGSKLHKKETCEPVTIIETPPMVIVGVVGYVKTPRGMRTLKTVWAQHLSEEVKRRFYKNWCKSKKKAFTKYSKQFESEEGKKNVQAQLEKIKKYATVVRVLAHTQIRKMKGLKQKKAHIMEIQVNGGTVAQKVDFAYSFFEKQVPIDAVFQKDEMIDIIGVTKGKGYEGVVTRWGVTRLPRKTHRGLRKVACIGAWHPARVSFTVARAGQNGYHHRTELNKKIYRLGKAGDESHSAITEFDRTEKEITPMGGFPHYGIVKDDFLMIKGGCVGPKKRVVTLRQSLLTQTSRVALEEIKLKFIDTSSKFGHGRFQSTQEKQKFYGRLKA, encoded by the exons atgtCTCACAGGAAGTTCGAACACCCCAGGCACGGGTCACTGGGATTTCTCCCCAGGAAGCGTGCTGCTCGTCACAGAGGAAAAG TGAAGTCATTCCCTAAGGATGACCCTTCCAAATCACCCAAGCTTACTGCCTTCTTGGGTTACAAGGCTGGTATGACTCACATTGTTAGAGAGGTCGAGAAGCCAGGATCAA AGCTTCACAAGAAGGAGACTTGCGAGCCAGTTACAATTATCGAGACCCCTCCAATGGTTATTGTTGGTGTTGTGGGCTATGTGAAAACTCCTCGTGGTATGCGAACATTGAAAACTGTTTGGGCTCAGCATTTGAGTGAGGAAGTGAAGCGTAGGTTCTAtaagaactggtgcaagtccaAGAAGAAGGCTTTCACCAAGTACTCCAAGCAGTTTGAGTCCGAAGAAGGGAAGAAAAACGTTCAGGCCCAGCTGGAGAAAATTAAGAAGTATGCAACTGTTGTCCGTGTGTTGGCTCACACTCAG ATCAGAAAAATGAAAGGGTTGAAGCAGAAGAAAGCCCACATCATGGAAATTCAGGTCAATGGCGGCACTGTGGCACAGAAGGTGGACTTTGCTTACAGTTTCTTTGAGAAACAGGTTCCAATTGATGCTGTGTTCCAGAAGGATGAGATGATTGACATCATTGGAGTGACTAAAGGTAAGGGTTATGAGGGTGTTGTGACCCGTTGGGGTGTTACCCGTCTTCCTCGCAAGACTCACAGGGGTTTGAGGAAGGTGGCCTGTATTGGTGCCTGGCATCCAGCTAGAGTTTCTTTCACTGTTGCCAGGGCTGGTCAGAATGGATACCACCACCGAACTGAGCTGAACAAGAAGATTTACAGGCTTGGCAAGGCTGGAGATGAGTCTCACTCAGCCATCACTGAGTTTGATAG GACTGAGAAGGAAATTACCCCAATGGGTGGATTCCCACACTACGGTATTGTGAAGGATGATTTCCTCATGATCAAGGGAGGCTGTGTTGGCCCCAAGAAGAGGGTTGTCACATTGCGTCAATCCTTGCTTACGCAGACTTCTCGTGTTGCTTTGGAGGAGATCAAACTCAAGTTTATTGACACCTCTTCGAAGTTTGGACATGGGCGCTTCCAGTCAACACAAGAGAAGCAGAAGTTCTATGGACGCCTGAAAGCTTAA